In Ruminococcaceae bacterium BL-4, one DNA window encodes the following:
- the glnA gene encoding Glutamine synthetase codes for MNYTRDEVLQYVEENDVKFIRISFCDIFGNQRNVSVMPSELIRAFDLGISFDASMVRGFLNANESDLFLVPDANTLTPMPWRPSEGQVVRLFCNIRTPDGSPFVGDCRTLLRSARAQILDEFGLVCKAGTECEFYLFKTNEDGNPTLIPQDHGTYCDVAPNDKGENVRRQICLSLEEMGMRPESSRHELGPGQNEIDFKYSDILTAADRLVAFKAAVKSIAAAGGLYATFMPKPLENESGSGLHINLSLYCDGENLFKLDPGEHNPIAESFLAGILRRIREITCFLNPVPNSYARFGNFEAPKYVSWSHQNRSQLVRIPASWGSYARMELRSPDPGCSPYLSFALLLYAGMEGIREKLPLCEPENRNLFTASQKELQHLEMLPESLEEALDLAEKSEFVHRYVPNPLLNCYLTEKRKEWEKYLTCGDTRKYEMETYFLRM; via the coding sequence ATGAACTATACCCGTGATGAAGTGTTGCAATATGTAGAAGAGAATGACGTGAAATTTATTCGGATTTCGTTCTGCGATATTTTTGGCAACCAAAGAAATGTTTCCGTAATGCCTTCGGAATTGATTCGCGCATTTGATTTAGGAATTTCGTTTGATGCTAGTATGGTTCGCGGATTTTTGAATGCCAACGAATCTGATCTGTTTTTGGTGCCGGATGCCAATACGTTGACCCCTATGCCATGGCGCCCCTCAGAGGGGCAGGTTGTACGCCTTTTCTGTAATATTCGTACGCCAGACGGTTCTCCTTTTGTAGGGGACTGCAGAACCTTGCTGCGGAGCGCCCGTGCTCAGATTCTCGATGAATTTGGATTGGTCTGCAAAGCGGGAACTGAATGTGAATTTTATCTTTTTAAGACAAATGAAGATGGAAATCCGACTCTGATTCCTCAGGATCATGGAACCTATTGTGATGTAGCACCAAATGATAAAGGGGAGAATGTCAGACGGCAAATTTGTCTTAGTCTTGAAGAGATGGGAATGCGCCCCGAAAGCAGCCGCCATGAGCTTGGACCAGGGCAAAATGAGATTGATTTTAAGTATAGTGATATTTTGACAGCTGCCGACCGTTTGGTTGCTTTTAAAGCGGCTGTTAAATCGATTGCCGCTGCAGGAGGACTCTATGCAACCTTTATGCCAAAACCGCTGGAGAATGAAAGCGGGAGCGGGCTTCATATTAATCTTTCTCTTTACTGCGATGGCGAAAACCTTTTTAAACTTGACCCTGGTGAGCATAACCCTATTGCAGAGAGCTTTTTGGCGGGCATTCTGCGCCGAATTCGTGAAATTACCTGCTTTTTGAATCCGGTTCCAAATTCTTATGCAAGATTTGGAAATTTTGAAGCACCAAAATATGTGAGCTGGTCTCATCAGAATCGTTCGCAGCTGGTACGAATTCCAGCTTCTTGGGGCTCTTATGCTCGTATGGAACTAAGAAGTCCCGACCCAGGCTGCAGCCCTTATCTGAGCTTTGCATTGCTTCTTTATGCCGGCATGGAAGGAATTCGGGAGAAGCTGCCTCTCTGTGAGCCGGAGAACCGGAACCTCTTTACCGCCTCTCAGAAAGAACTGCAGCATTTAGAGATGCTTCCGGAAAGTTTGGAAGAAGCATTGGATCTTGCAGAAAAGAGTGAATTTGTTCACCGCTATGTTCCGAATCCCCTTTTGAACTGTTATCTTACAGAAAAGCGTAAGGAATGGGAAAAATATCTAACCTGTGGTGATACTAGAAAATACGAAATGGAAACATATTTTTTGCGCATGTAA
- a CDS encoding Response regulator receiver protein produces MIVSSTSKGQKYFSDFLNAHEFNRIGMAASGGEARRILLEIPYDLVVINAPLRDEFGHELAIDLSNTTSAGVLMVVKSELADSVSLRVEDEGVIVVSKPINRTIFYQSLRLSLIANKRLAILQKENSRLQKKVNELREVGRAKCALVQYRHLTEQEAHHFIEKQAMDQRLSVLDIAEDILRTYEG; encoded by the coding sequence TTGATTGTGTCCAGTACGAGTAAAGGACAAAAATATTTCTCGGATTTTTTGAATGCACATGAATTTAACCGTATTGGAATGGCAGCTTCCGGCGGAGAAGCCCGTAGAATCCTTTTGGAAATACCTTATGATTTAGTTGTGATCAATGCCCCTTTAAGAGATGAATTCGGGCACGAATTGGCGATTGATTTGAGTAACACGACTTCTGCCGGTGTTTTGATGGTCGTTAAAAGTGAACTGGCAGATTCTGTATCGCTTCGTGTGGAAGATGAAGGTGTTATCGTTGTTTCAAAGCCAATTAACAGAACAATCTTTTATCAGTCTCTGCGTTTGTCTTTGATTGCCAATAAACGCCTTGCAATTTTGCAAAAAGAGAACAGTCGCCTGCAGAAAAAAGTCAATGAGCTAAGAGAAGTCGGTAGAGCAAAATGTGCTTTGGTACAGTATCGCCATTTGACGGAGCAGGAGGCTCATCACTTTATTGAAAAACAGGCGATGGATCAGCGGCTTTCTGTCTTAGACATTGCAGAAGATATCCTGAGAACTTACGAAGGATAA
- a CDS encoding membrane protein of unknown function (Evidence 5 : Unknown function) — MKKGRNLWNRIVSLMLTVSMVFTMAPMTAFAQDTATVKTASSSAASSEKQKTPTYYTVEFYADKAESQLISSQQIEKGGTALEPRVSGKDGYCFTGWDQSFSNITENLKIHAKYRVLAKYKVTINYVFGDGTMAAPSYVAEVEKGKNFTANVKSPAVTGFTPDRAAVNLNVSSIAADVTEKVTYMSGMQNYTVKHLFQNVEGTDYIVNNDLTQTLSGEAGNQTDAKAKTVEGFTPQSVTQTSIAPDGSTVVEIFYDRNQYTLSYDTDGGSYIDPVIYRYGQAIAQPQNPTKTGYEFDGWSESYSTMPAQDITLTSKWKTTEVKYTVVYWKENADDDGYSYDSMAERSGLTGTDADYDALNEPGFELNQEKTDESAVTISGAGTTIRNVYYQRKTYTLTFKVEDWWSGNWRTVYTHANIKYQQNLEDWWAEASAQNNEYLWYISKNGGTFYTAAPTMPEGGLTVYGQKSSGFSFIYYYEYGTDHKIHNSFKVNRNNWYFTKEDFIDIPGFTYYSNNGADQDRYFIYYTRNSYNIKFVTNGGPAVNDIVGIPYEQNISWTPQNYQVGVTTKTENGRTLYFAGWYDNEALAGDAYTFEGKTMPAKDLLLYAKWVPKQVTVTFDTQGGTQIDSQTFTAGGTVQKPADPTRGTDTFESWTRNGVPFSFSTQIMEDTTLQANYSTDTTDTYTIKYVDADDPTKEIAPSDTGSGQPNSTITVSAKAIDGYQPVVTSTSVVLNRDQIEIKLAYKKLDNWSYTIHYKDTSGTQIATDTTGTSSAASMVAFYQVIGGYQVQDTSAVLTKENHEYTFVYDKMELYSVYYQMENLDGSYTTFKTLIGNQLESAPEKVPTVGYDEKEYTPNANNPQTISGGVQYVKFDLRSYTITYHYDSVDGETYKTDSYKVGQSVTAEPLPAEKGYHFSGWVGMVVTMPSNNVDVYCSRTIDQYTVNFAVKSGSETYGSLDKSSATVDYQNSLKSDDIPTTLPNNECYFVEWQNQDGQKVTVDEMMSAKVTGNTTYYAVFSHNGNMNAGVSAPNVVKTYDGHAYGITVALSGDAEGADVRYMDENGNYTLTQSPSFTHVKRNAAEGVESYAVSYQVTKDHYTAYCGSATVTINPADLTAAYHGKTINYADLESYDPQADVVVSGFVNHETASTAMKYTAPAVVKPTGSGSHTLTPSDGKANDYNFQYESGTLTVDQAQRKLTVTGGNFTYDGNEHGVTYEITPVSEATDEISYSTDGTTWQSDPIVQKDVGSVTVYVKVKSSDPNYAPVIGSAAVTITPKPLTGTFTARKTYDGTAEAKDVLSKMIVTGAVSGDEIQYNTDHITAVFDNQNAGSNKALTIEGVELSGDSAKNYTLSVRGTGVIDPKELSVSAYAEDKVYDGSTNAKGTFGSLQGIIGNDQVTVGGGNFQFEDKNVGTDKNVIVNGITLTGNDCGNYFMKGTASATANITAKELDLIASADNKSYDGTTDATGAVTVLDRIIGEDDVAFNFSKLSFQFDTSDVGTDKEVTISGITLDGKDAQNYVMPEVLSTKANITPLLVTANIKVSDKEYDGNTNAAIESSEFSVPDQVKQLLNEAGVTIDIGNAEANFSDKNVGEGKMVAVTGIALANNAKGNFALSSAEDTTTANIAAKPVTLAITAADKPYDGNQTATLTGASCDGLIQNDQVEVSWEKATATFDDEQVGANKTVTAHGVGLIGSDAKNYQPTVETTEASITKRALKLGTDVVFSAKDKIYDGTVDADGVIDFNTVNLLDSDKADGMADSSKISVTADFAFADKNQGTNKTVNVTNIKLSGPSAGNYELLDENGNPLNKASITAVISPRPVAITVNVDSKPYDGTTDADGKIVSVDGILNNEVTVSLDSLTFVDPNAGTDKNVNAVVSIKKNELGNYILNPVAAKGTITKLEVTLTLSPIDRTYDGTNVVQITASHNLDDIKIGNDDVALSNVPITGTVAEADASESAKEVSLASEPALTGAQNENYTLTVTKNPVVISKRSATIVGETESKAYSGSEQSITTAKISDETPLASGQTLSEYSYSAKGTDKGVYKGTFQKENTKITENGTDVTGNYSIEYVPGTLSIEAKLITAADISLQAENKIYDGSDEEPKYTLTVKTVDGEKVQVEAQSVKFSDKNVSYDGGNVADKDVTATGLKLIGDASSNYQLSIDNITAKAKINPAKAAVSADSKTKTYGDSDPELTATVTGTVPGEALEYSLSRDSGEDAQTYGIHVTLTGSSALPGNYQISTQDSTLTISPYQITEENFEFKASDKVYDGNKTDTSYTITVKGLPNQDQLTATAGDVLFNSANVDAAKEVEATHLSLSGEAAKNYQLPETLILKVPAKINPAKITIIGHSNSFVYNGTEQMVSGADVTGTLEGYRFAANPDTLSVKRTDVGTTQMGLTDSMTYDIYNVASNSTHQEENDPVTGAAMTSYYRNNYQLSVTDGAITITAAPVIPPVTPPVVPPVTPPTVPPTTPPINNHIPTGTTPNGATPVAPAPAPAPKIVAEETTTVPDQNPPAAQKAENVQLQDSPAPKAAPTENWALLNLILCILTVLGSVALLLTFFFRKKKEEENREKKQDQYIASRTQNDQEKKDQVKRHGVWRFISLIPSVGSIIAFVLTENMSNPMAIFDQWTVMMAVIAVIQVAIMILSKKRYDKEDHDNDQTRNANA; from the coding sequence ATGAAAAAAGGCAGAAATTTATGGAACCGTATCGTAAGTCTTATGCTAACGGTGAGCATGGTCTTTACGATGGCGCCGATGACCGCTTTTGCGCAGGATACTGCAACTGTGAAAACGGCATCTTCGTCTGCAGCTTCTTCAGAAAAGCAGAAGACCCCAACATATTATACGGTGGAGTTTTATGCAGATAAAGCTGAGAGTCAGCTGATTTCCTCTCAGCAAATTGAAAAAGGAGGAACCGCACTAGAGCCGCGGGTATCTGGAAAAGATGGCTATTGTTTTACCGGCTGGGATCAATCTTTTTCCAATATCACTGAGAATTTGAAAATTCATGCAAAATATCGTGTACTTGCTAAATATAAAGTTACCATTAATTATGTTTTTGGCGATGGTACAATGGCCGCTCCCTCTTATGTGGCGGAAGTTGAAAAGGGAAAGAATTTTACTGCAAATGTGAAATCTCCTGCTGTTACCGGATTTACGCCGGACAGAGCTGCTGTTAATTTGAATGTGAGCAGCATTGCAGCAGATGTAACAGAAAAAGTTACCTATATGTCAGGAATGCAGAATTATACTGTAAAACATCTGTTTCAGAATGTAGAAGGAACAGATTATATTGTGAATAACGATTTGACGCAAACACTTTCGGGAGAGGCTGGCAATCAGACTGATGCAAAAGCGAAAACAGTCGAAGGATTTACCCCTCAGTCTGTAACGCAGACTTCGATCGCTCCGGACGGAAGTACAGTTGTTGAAATTTTCTATGATCGTAATCAATATACTTTAAGCTATGATACGGATGGCGGCAGCTATATTGATCCGGTTATTTACCGTTACGGACAGGCGATTGCTCAGCCTCAAAATCCTACAAAGACCGGTTATGAGTTCGATGGATGGAGTGAATCCTATTCCACGATGCCGGCGCAAGATATTACTTTGACCAGTAAATGGAAAACTACCGAAGTTAAGTATACGGTAGTTTATTGGAAAGAAAATGCCGATGACGACGGATATTCTTATGACAGCATGGCAGAACGCAGCGGTTTAACGGGAACTGATGCGGATTATGACGCTCTTAATGAGCCTGGATTTGAATTAAACCAGGAAAAAACAGATGAAAGCGCAGTTACCATTTCCGGAGCAGGGACCACAATCCGGAATGTTTATTATCAGCGTAAAACTTATACGCTCACTTTTAAGGTAGAAGATTGGTGGAGTGGTAATTGGCGAACTGTTTATACCCATGCCAATATTAAATACCAGCAGAACCTTGAGGACTGGTGGGCCGAAGCGAGCGCCCAAAATAATGAGTATCTTTGGTATATCTCTAAAAACGGAGGTACTTTTTATACTGCGGCCCCCACAATGCCCGAAGGCGGCTTAACAGTATATGGGCAAAAGTCTAGTGGGTTTAGCTTTATTTACTATTACGAATATGGAACAGATCACAAAATTCACAATTCTTTTAAAGTGAACCGTAATAATTGGTATTTTACAAAGGAAGATTTCATTGATATTCCAGGATTTACCTATTATTCTAATAATGGTGCAGATCAGGATCGTTACTTTATCTATTACACGCGCAATTCCTATAATATTAAATTTGTGACGAATGGTGGACCGGCGGTCAATGACATAGTTGGGATCCCTTATGAACAGAATATTTCTTGGACACCTCAAAATTATCAAGTTGGAGTAACCACGAAAACAGAAAATGGGAGGACTCTGTACTTTGCAGGCTGGTATGACAATGAAGCCTTAGCCGGAGATGCTTATACATTTGAAGGAAAAACTATGCCGGCAAAAGATTTGCTTTTGTATGCAAAATGGGTGCCTAAACAAGTAACGGTTACTTTTGATACCCAAGGCGGAACCCAAATTGATTCTCAAACTTTTACAGCGGGTGGAACAGTCCAAAAACCGGCAGATCCGACTCGCGGAACAGATACGTTTGAAAGCTGGACCAGAAATGGGGTACCTTTCAGCTTTTCCACTCAGATTATGGAAGATACAACGCTTCAGGCAAATTACAGCACCGATACGACTGATACCTATACTATTAAATATGTAGATGCAGACGACCCTACGAAAGAGATCGCTCCTTCCGATACCGGCAGCGGTCAGCCGAACAGCACGATTACGGTTTCTGCAAAAGCAATTGATGGATATCAGCCTGTTGTTACGAGTACCAGTGTGGTTTTAAATCGTGATCAGATTGAAATTAAGCTAGCCTATAAAAAGCTGGATAACTGGAGCTATACAATTCATTATAAGGATACTTCGGGAACTCAGATTGCAACAGATACCACCGGTACTTCTAGTGCTGCTTCTATGGTCGCTTTTTATCAGGTAATTGGGGGGTATCAGGTTCAGGATACTTCTGCAGTCCTTACAAAAGAAAATCATGAATATACGTTTGTCTATGACAAAATGGAACTCTATTCTGTTTACTATCAGATGGAAAATCTGGACGGCAGCTATACAACGTTTAAAACGCTGATTGGCAACCAGCTTGAATCCGCCCCAGAGAAGGTTCCGACAGTTGGGTATGACGAAAAAGAGTACACTCCAAATGCCAACAATCCACAGACTATTTCAGGAGGAGTACAGTACGTAAAATTCGATCTTAGAAGCTATACCATTACTTATCACTATGATAGCGTTGACGGCGAAACTTATAAGACCGACAGTTACAAGGTTGGGCAGTCTGTTACAGCGGAGCCGCTGCCGGCAGAAAAAGGATATCATTTCAGCGGTTGGGTTGGAATGGTTGTTACGATGCCCTCAAATAATGTCGATGTCTACTGCAGTAGAACGATTGACCAGTATACCGTGAATTTTGCAGTGAAATCAGGAAGCGAAACTTATGGAAGCCTTGATAAGTCAAGTGCAACCGTTGATTATCAGAATTCGCTTAAATCTGATGATATTCCAACTACACTGCCAAATAATGAATGTTATTTTGTAGAATGGCAGAATCAGGATGGTCAAAAAGTGACCGTCGATGAAATGATGAGCGCAAAAGTAACCGGCAATACTACTTATTATGCAGTGTTTTCCCATAATGGAAATATGAATGCCGGAGTAAGTGCTCCTAATGTAGTAAAAACTTATGACGGTCACGCTTATGGAATCACGGTGGCGCTTTCCGGAGATGCCGAGGGTGCTGATGTCCGGTATATGGATGAAAACGGAAACTATACACTCACCCAGAGCCCCTCTTTTACTCACGTAAAAAGAAATGCCGCAGAGGGTGTGGAATCTTATGCGGTCAGCTATCAGGTGACTAAAGACCATTACACAGCTTATTGTGGCTCTGCTACTGTAACCATCAATCCGGCTGATTTGACTGCAGCTTACCATGGAAAAACGATCAACTATGCTGATCTTGAAAGTTATGATCCGCAGGCGGATGTTGTGGTTTCCGGATTCGTTAATCATGAAACGGCTTCTACTGCAATGAAATACACTGCGCCTGCCGTTGTAAAACCAACAGGGTCTGGATCACATACATTGACGCCTTCGGATGGAAAAGCAAATGATTATAATTTCCAGTATGAAAGTGGAACCCTTACGGTCGATCAGGCGCAGCGCAAGCTAACAGTTACCGGAGGAAACTTCACGTATGACGGAAATGAGCATGGTGTCACTTATGAAATCACGCCTGTTTCCGAAGCTACTGATGAGATTTCCTATAGTACGGACGGAACAACATGGCAGTCTGATCCAATTGTGCAGAAAGATGTTGGTTCTGTAACCGTTTATGTGAAAGTTAAGAGCAGTGATCCAAATTATGCACCTGTGATTGGCAGTGCGGCTGTGACGATTACTCCAAAGCCTTTGACAGGAACCTTTACGGCAAGAAAGACTTATGACGGGACCGCTGAAGCAAAAGATGTTTTGAGCAAGATGATTGTGACCGGAGCGGTTAGTGGAGATGAGATTCAGTACAACACCGACCATATTACGGCGGTATTCGATAATCAGAATGCTGGTTCCAATAAAGCTTTGACCATTGAAGGCGTGGAGCTGAGCGGAGATAGCGCCAAAAATTATACACTTTCTGTAAGAGGAACCGGTGTAATTGATCCAAAGGAGCTTTCGGTCAGCGCCTACGCAGAAGATAAAGTTTATGACGGAAGTACTAATGCTAAAGGGACTTTTGGAAGTCTTCAAGGAATTATCGGGAATGATCAGGTTACGGTAGGCGGTGGAAATTTCCAGTTTGAGGATAAGAATGTTGGAACCGATAAAAATGTTATCGTAAACGGAATTACGCTTACCGGAAACGATTGCGGCAATTATTTTATGAAAGGCACAGCGTCTGCTACGGCAAATATTACTGCAAAAGAACTGGATTTAATAGCTTCTGCCGACAATAAATCTTATGATGGTACAACGGATGCAACTGGGGCTGTCACTGTTTTGGATAGAATTATAGGAGAAGACGATGTTGCATTTAATTTTTCAAAACTCAGTTTCCAATTCGATACGTCTGATGTTGGAACCGATAAAGAAGTTACAATTTCAGGAATTACTCTTGATGGAAAAGATGCTCAAAATTATGTAATGCCTGAAGTGCTTTCAACAAAAGCAAATATTACTCCTCTCTTGGTAACTGCTAATATCAAAGTAAGTGATAAAGAATATGACGGGAATACGAATGCAGCGATTGAGTCCAGCGAATTTAGTGTTCCTGATCAAGTAAAGCAACTGCTTAATGAAGCGGGAGTTACCATCGATATCGGAAATGCAGAAGCAAATTTCTCTGATAAAAATGTCGGAGAAGGAAAGATGGTTGCGGTAACAGGAATTGCTCTTGCCAATAATGCAAAAGGGAATTTTGCACTGAGTTCCGCAGAGGATACCACAACCGCAAATATCGCTGCCAAACCGGTAACCCTTGCAATTACAGCTGCTGATAAACCATATGATGGAAATCAAACCGCGACTCTTACCGGAGCTTCGTGCGATGGTTTGATCCAAAATGATCAGGTAGAAGTCAGCTGGGAAAAAGCAACAGCCACTTTTGACGATGAGCAGGTGGGAGCAAATAAAACAGTGACTGCTCATGGAGTTGGATTAATAGGCAGTGATGCTAAAAATTATCAGCCAACTGTTGAAACAACCGAAGCCAGTATTACAAAACGTGCTTTAAAACTTGGAACGGATGTCGTTTTTTCCGCGAAAGATAAGATTTATGATGGCACGGTAGATGCTGACGGAGTCATCGATTTTAATACAGTAAATCTTCTTGATTCCGATAAGGCCGATGGAATGGCTGACAGCTCAAAAATTTCGGTGACAGCAGACTTTGCTTTTGCGGATAAAAATCAGGGTACGAATAAAACAGTCAATGTTACCAATATCAAGCTGAGTGGTCCTTCTGCAGGAAATTATGAACTCCTGGACGAAAATGGGAATCCGCTAAATAAAGCATCGATTACAGCGGTAATCAGTCCGCGTCCGGTCGCCATAACGGTGAATGTGGATTCTAAACCATATGATGGCACTACTGATGCAGATGGCAAAATCGTAAGCGTCGACGGAATCCTTAATAATGAGGTAACAGTGTCACTTGATTCTCTTACTTTTGTGGATCCGAATGCCGGCACTGATAAAAATGTAAATGCGGTTGTTTCTATTAAAAAGAATGAGCTTGGAAATTATATTTTAAATCCAGTTGCTGCAAAAGGGACCATCACAAAACTGGAAGTCACATTGACATTGTCTCCGATCGACAGAACCTATGATGGCACCAATGTGGTACAAATCACAGCTTCTCATAATCTTGATGACATTAAAATCGGAAATGATGACGTAGCGCTAAGCAATGTACCGATTACGGGGACCGTTGCAGAGGCAGATGCGTCAGAGAGTGCAAAAGAAGTTTCGCTTGCATCCGAGCCGGCTTTGACAGGAGCACAGAACGAAAACTATACGCTGACGGTGACAAAAAATCCCGTTGTAATCAGTAAACGTTCGGCTACAATTGTTGGAGAGACGGAGAGCAAAGCTTATTCTGGAAGTGAACAGTCCATTACGACTGCGAAAATTTCTGACGAGACACCGCTTGCTTCCGGTCAGACCCTGAGCGAGTATTCCTATTCTGCAAAGGGAACAGATAAGGGCGTTTATAAAGGAACGTTCCAGAAGGAAAATACCAAAATTACAGAAAACGGGACAGATGTAACCGGAAATTATTCGATCGAATATGTTCCCGGAACCCTTTCAATCGAAGCCAAATTGATTACTGCTGCAGATATCAGTTTGCAGGCAGAAAATAAGATTTATGACGGCAGCGATGAGGAACCGAAGTATACATTAACCGTTAAGACGGTTGATGGGGAAAAAGTTCAGGTCGAAGCTCAAAGTGTGAAGTTCTCTGACAAAAATGTTTCTTATGATGGCGGCAATGTTGCAGATAAAGATGTAACAGCAACAGGGCTAAAGCTAATAGGGGATGCTTCTTCTAATTATCAGCTGTCAATTGATAACATTACAGCAAAAGCAAAGATCAATCCAGCTAAGGCTGCAGTAAGTGCAGATTCCAAAACAAAGACTTATGGAGATTCTGATCCGGAATTAACAGCGACTGTCACTGGGACGGTTCCTGGTGAGGCACTGGAATATTCTCTCAGTCGTGATTCAGGAGAAGACGCGCAGACTTATGGAATTCATGTAACCCTTACCGGCAGTTCTGCACTCCCTGGAAACTATCAAATTAGTACACAGGACAGTACTTTAACAATTAGTCCTTATCAGATCACCGAAGAAAATTTTGAGTTCAAGGCTTCGGATAAAGTTTATGATGGAAACAAAACGGACACTAGCTATACGATTACGGTAAAAGGTCTGCCAAATCAAGATCAGCTGACTGCAACTGCTGGAGATGTTTTGTTTAACAGTGCAAATGTTGATGCTGCGAAAGAGGTAGAAGCGACTCATCTTAGCCTCAGTGGAGAGGCAGCGAAAAATTATCAGTTGCCGGAAACGCTTATCTTGAAGGTACCTGCAAAGATCAATCCAGCAAAAATCACAATTATTGGCCATTCGAATAGCTTTGTTTATAATGGAACAGAGCAGATGGTCAGTGGTGCGGATGTTACAGGAACTTTGGAAGGATACAGATTTGCTGCCAATCCGGATACGCTTTCCGTGAAACGTACGGATGTGGGAACAACCCAGATGGGACTCACAGACAGTATGACATATGATATCTACAATGTCGCTTCTAACAGCACCCATCAGGAAGAAAATGATCCAGTTACAGGGGCAGCAATGACCAGTTATTATCGTAATAACTATCAACTTTCAGTAACGGATGGAGCAATTACCATTACGGCAGCTCCGGTAATTCCGCCCGTAACCCCGCCGGTGGTTCCGCCCGTAACCCCGCCGACTGTTCCTCCAACAACTCCCCCTATCAATAACCATATACCGACAGGAACGACGCCGAATGGTGCGACTCCGGTAGCTCCAGCTCCAGCTCCTGCCCCAAAAATTGTAGCTGAGGAAACGACGACAGTGCCTGATCAGAATCCTCCCGCTGCCCAAAAAGCAGAGAATGTACAGCTTCAGGATTCTCCTGCTCCAAAGGCAGCCCCAACAGAAAATTGGGCGCTTCTGAATTTGATCCTTTGTATTCTGACAGTGCTTGGCAGTGTAGCACTTCTGCTTACCTTCTTCTTCCGTAAGAAGAAAGAGGAAGAAAACAGAGAGAAAAAGCAAGACCAATATATCGCCTCAAGAACACAGAATGATCAGGAAAAGAAAGACCAAGTAAAACGTCATGGTGTATGGCGTTTTATCAGCTTGATTCCGTCAGTTGGTTCTATCATTGCATTTGTTCTTACAGAAAATATGAGCAATCCAATGGCTATTTTTGATCAGTGGACAGTAATGATGGCAGTTATTGCTGTGATTCAAGTTGCAATTATGATCCTTTCTAAGAAGAGATACGACAAAGAGGATCATGATAACGATCAAACAAGAAATGCAAATGCGTAA
- a CDS encoding conserved protein of unknown function (Evidence 4 : Unknown function but conserved in other organisms) translates to MEPFKVTMFGEFSVYWKDHCIVEAGTRLNKPFEVLILLFQRRDLRISNEELMNRLWNEDSKADNPAGALKSAIYLLRQLLKKADPETNFIFTEGKQYVWNPEIPVQVDLWDFEDIVLKVKYDDLLEEEKLQLCRRAIHLYTGDFLPGLSEHQWAIQQSVYYRRLYMDAIEIIGDLLFSKGSRDYWNELLSICNRAILTDPFNEKLYILLFKTMQQLDMKQEILNYYPVVSQNYFDEMGEQMPQIVRNIYQWASNSTYHTIKDIYQIEQDLEGTIRSERPINGAYFCSYEVFKHIFHMIVRSADRENNCVILMLLTLSLENGMDFSKDQFNKTMEMLKEVIETTMRKGDVFSRYSRNQFVLMLPVKKSKDSKQVEKRLRQAFSKHHPPLPVYLEVITGLPSSVVINQSEINRI, encoded by the coding sequence GTGGAACCATTTAAGGTTACGATGTTTGGTGAATTTAGCGTTTACTGGAAAGACCATTGTATTGTAGAAGCAGGAACGCGCCTTAATAAACCTTTTGAGGTGTTGATTTTGCTTTTTCAAAGGCGCGATCTGAGAATTTCTAATGAAGAATTGATGAATCGCCTATGGAATGAAGACAGTAAAGCGGATAATCCTGCCGGAGCATTAAAATCGGCTATTTATTTGTTGCGCCAACTATTAAAAAAAGCAGATCCTGAAACGAATTTTATTTTTACAGAAGGGAAACAGTATGTTTGGAATCCGGAAATTCCCGTTCAAGTAGATTTGTGGGATTTTGAGGATATTGTATTAAAAGTAAAGTATGACGATCTTTTGGAAGAGGAAAAATTGCAGCTTTGTCGAAGAGCAATTCACTTATATACCGGTGACTTTTTGCCTGGATTATCTGAACATCAGTGGGCAATTCAGCAGTCGGTTTATTACCGGCGTTTATATATGGATGCCATTGAAATAATTGGTGATTTGCTTTTTTCAAAAGGAAGTCGGGACTATTGGAACGAATTGCTTTCTATTTGTAATCGGGCAATTTTAACAGACCCTTTTAATGAAAAGCTATATATCCTTTTATTTAAAACCATGCAGCAGTTAGATATGAAACAGGAAATTTTGAATTATTATCCAGTTGTCTCCCAGAACTATTTTGATGAAATGGGAGAACAGATGCCTCAGATTGTGCGAAATATTTATCAGTGGGCTTCGAACAGCACTTATCATACAATTAAGGATATCTATCAGATTGAACAGGATTTGGAAGGAACCATTCGCAGTGAACGGCCAATTAATGGCGCTTATTTTTGTTCCTATGAAGTCTTTAAACATATTTTTCATATGATTGTGAGAAGCGCTGATCGGGAAAATAACTGTGTTATTTTAATGCTGCTTACTTTGTCATTGGAAAATGGTATGGATTTTTCTAAAGATCAATTCAATAAAACGATGGAGATGCTAAAGGAAGTCATTGAGACAACTATGCGAAAAGGGGATGTGTTCAGTCGCTATAGTCGGAATCAGTTTGTATTGATGCTGCCGGTCAAGAAATCAAAAGACAGTAAGCAAGTTGAAAAACGTCTTCGGCAGGCATTTTCAAAACATCATCCACCACTGCCGGTTTATTTGGAGGTTATTACAGGACTTCCGTCTTCTGTTGTTATTAATCAAAGTGAAATTAATAGAATATAA